Proteins encoded within one genomic window of Manis pentadactyla isolate mManPen7 chromosome 4, mManPen7.hap1, whole genome shotgun sequence:
- the TINAGL1 gene encoding tubulointerstitial nephritis antigen-like isoform X2 has product MHGGRIYPVWGTYWDNCNRCTCQEKGQWECDQEPCLVDQDMINAINQGNYGWWAGNHSAFWGMTLNEGIRYRLGTIRPSPSVSNMNEIHTVLGPGEVLPTAFEASEKWPNLIHEPLDQGNCAGSWAFSTAAVASDRVSIHSLGHMTPVLSPQNLLSCDTHNQQGCRGGHLDGAWWFLRRRGVVSDHCYPFSGREQNEAGQAPRCMMHSQAVGRGKRQATARCPNSHVHDNDIYQVTPAYRLGTSEKEIMKELMENGPVQALMEVHEDFFLYQGGIYRHTPVSLGRPERYRRHGTHSVKITGWGEETLPDGRTLKYWTAANSWGPAWGERGHFRIVRGANECDIESFVLGVWGRVGMEDMGHH; this is encoded by the exons CACCTGCCAGGAGAAAGGGCAGTGGGAGTGTGACCAGGAGCCATGCCTGGTGGACCAAGATATGATCAACGCCATCAACCAAGGCAACTACGG GTGGTGGGCTGGGAACCACAGCGCCTTCTGGGGCATGACCCTGAATGAGGGCATTCGCTACCGCCTGGGCACCATCCGCCCATCTCCCTCCGTCTCCAACATGAATGAGATTCAC ACAGTGCTGGGCCCAGGAGAGGTGCTACCCACAGCCTTTGAGGCCTCAGAGAAGTGGCCCAACCTGATCCATGAGCCTCTGGACCAGGGCAACTGTGCAGGCTCCTGGGCCTTCTCCACAGCAG CCGTGGCATCTGATCGTGTCTCAATCCATTCTCTGGGCCACATGACACCTGTCCTGTCACCCCAGAACCTGCTGTCTTGTGACACGCACAACCAGCAGGGCTGCCGTGGTGGACACCTCGATGGTGCCTGGTGGTTCCTGCGACGTCGAGG GGTTGTGTCTGACCACTGCTACCCATTCTCGGGCCGTGAGCAGAACGAGGCTGGCCAGGCGCCCCGCTGCATGATGCACAGCCAGGCTGTGGGTCGGGGCAAGCGCCAGGCCACTGCCCGCTGTCCCAATAGCCATGTCCATGACAATGACATCTACCAGGTCACTCCTGCCTACCGCCTTGGTACCAGT gAGAAGGAGATCATGAAGGAGCTGATGGAGAATGGCCCTGTCCAAG CCCTCATGGAGGTGCACGAGGACTTCTTCCTGTACCAGGGAGGCatctacagacacacaccagTGAGCCTTGGGAGGCCAGAGCGATACCGCAGGCATGGGACCCACTCGGTCAAGATCACAGG gtggggagaggagacGCTGCCCGATGGAAGGACGCTCAAATACTGG ACCGCGGCCAACTCTTGGGGCCCAGCCTGGGGCGAGAGGGGCCACTTCCGCATCGTGCGCGGTGCCAACGAGTGCGACATCGAGAGCTTCGTCCTGGGCGTCTGGGGCCGCGTGGGCATGGAGGACATGGGTCACCACTGA